In the Atribacteraceae bacterium genome, TGATACGCAAGGAGCTATCCGCCTTCTTTACGGGGGTGGCGAAAAACAATTTCACGATGGAATTTTTTACCGTGTTTGTGCCCCTCATCATCCTGTGGGAAGCCCTCCCGCGGCTTGGTGTGGTGCCAGCTACCCTGGTACCCCCTCCTTCAGTGGTAGCGGTAACCTTCTGGGATCTACTTATAAACCATGATCTTTTAGGGCATACAGGCATAAGCCAGTTGAGGTTTTTTCTCGGGCTGATGGTGGCTATCGCCACAGCCATACCTCTGGGGATACTGATGGGATGGAATATATTTCTACGCCGCCATACCCTGCCGCTTTTCCAGATGTTAGCCCCTATCCCTCCCCCGGCCTGGGTACCCATAACCATCATATTATTTGGTATAGGTTTGCCCATGCAGGTATTCCTGGTGTTTCTGGGCGCGTTTTATCCCGTGCTTTTTGACACCTATCAGGGGGTTAAAGACACCGACCCGCGCTATATTGCCTCGGCCAGGGTTTTTGGGGCCAGCGAGCTTACCTTGATAAAGAGGGTGTACATACCCCATGCCTTGAGCTTCATAGTCAT is a window encoding:
- a CDS encoding ABC transporter permease, whose protein sequence is MDRKLMYETRGLNLIRKELSAFFTGVAKNNFTMEFFTVFVPLIILWEALPRLGVVPATLVPPPSVVAVTFWDLLINHDLLGHTGISQLRFFLGLMVAIATAIPLGILMGWNIFLRRHTLPLFQMLAPIPPPAWVPITIILFGIGLPMQVFLVFLGAFYPVLFDTYQGVKDTDPRYIASARVFGASELTLIKRVYIPHALSFIVMGIKIGIALGLVMLVVSEMVGASSGIGWLLVESKDFFRIDRMVACMLLLGFIGWFLIEIMKYLEAKLALWKVGR